The nucleotide window CCTGAAGAGCCGGCCGGGGGACTGGGAGTTCCCCAAAGGCGGGGTCGAGGGGGACGAGGAGCTCCAGCAGACGGCGATACGAGAAGTCGGCGAGGAGGCCGGGATCGAGGATTTCCGGCTGATCGACGGGTTCCGCGAGGAGTACGACTACGTGTTCGAAGCGAACGGGAAGACCATCCACAAGACGGTTCACCTGTTCATCGCGCGCTCGTTCGAGGCGAGCGCCGAGCTCTCGAAG belongs to Halorubrum sp. DM2 and includes:
- a CDS encoding bis(5'-nucleosyl)-tetraphosphatase, with amino-acid sequence MTVEATSAGAILFRDTRGEREYLLLKSRPGDWEFPKGGVEGDEELQQTAIREVGEEAGIEDFRLIDGFREEYDYVFEANGKTIHKTVHLFIARSFEASAELSKEHRDLQWRDYDQALNTITQDGPREILEEAHEYLDERKDEESGKYV